From the genome of Deinococcus roseus, one region includes:
- the dnaE gene encoding DNA polymerase III subunit alpha: protein MDPERDSRLNVVFCHSFFSLGAGTSSPRRLVETAKKFGYTHIALIDEACMGGAVELMEACQEHGLRPILGQTLQVQVELLGQTLTGAVVVLCQDRAGYAQLNDLITLQNEQGHVQPVQLQPFEVLTGGRRGLLGGLLLQGDFHRARLWLQHLKGLVDGHLFLQLWHDLCHGDDRMAQRMVQLAREEGLPCVAAPEIRYASEDQWPLYDALVCARLGTQIDQPHELRPVNGAQCIQPWEHFLQRLPYPEAIWTANRLAQMCSFDLLPDRLTPADASLPPNFSPHLYLMMRAYQGLEERYPPQLLTQADQRLTYELGIVRQHGLENFFLLATEVSDYCRENGILAAGRGSAAGSVLCFVLGITQVDPIKHGLLFERFLHGEKKAMPDVDIDISSSRRREVLAWVEKRFGEVGKEAMVCNRITYRLPSAVQDLARALGLPQQQAADLTKRLGRDFRHLRPGDAQKAAMIFDEVLGNAPAKTVLLDILSRMERGFVRHLAPHSGGVVLSREPLSHYSPLRTSSGGIRTLEFDKNDIETLGLIKLDLLGLRMFSAIENALAEIERVEGKRLDPARLPDHPKVWWRISRGDNIGAFQIESPGQMQLSARNQPRNLTELAHQVALFRPGPIQSNTVHPYLRRKAGKEKVPHLHPSITPILQGTYGTVLYQEQVLRICVHFAGLGWLQADRYRKKLSAWEDETELASLKVQFVEQAVTTHAGSDHPVSPDLAEQVFSMIAAFRGYGFAESHAVAFAQHAYVSAYLKEFFSAAYFVGILNHEPGMYSRQTITQECLKRGVEVLSLDINQSQVLFQVEVKKGLWGKPVQGIRFGLSGVKGLQEDSPARIVLERTRGLFASLQDFYTRVSLQSSEYEALVLGGAFDLLLSRRDALYQLKTLQGATRGGGGALFLPEVATPALVPLTERESHLLDMQFKRASESGRHIMDLYRTELQSLEVLPLRVLNDGDRVRTAGWVISKQRPPSARGVAFFALEDGPVRAQVIISPELWEKERVLLRDVQLLIVEGRVQASGVNVALVAESLWCLVRRPQLVSQKS from the coding sequence GTGGACCCTGAGCGCGATTCAAGACTGAATGTGGTTTTCTGCCACTCCTTTTTCTCCCTCGGTGCAGGCACCAGCAGCCCCAGAAGGTTGGTCGAGACCGCCAAGAAGTTCGGGTACACCCACATCGCACTGATTGATGAAGCGTGCATGGGTGGGGCAGTGGAACTGATGGAGGCCTGCCAGGAGCACGGGCTGCGCCCGATCCTCGGACAAACCCTGCAGGTGCAGGTGGAACTCCTCGGCCAGACCCTCACCGGTGCCGTGGTGGTGCTGTGCCAGGACCGAGCGGGTTATGCCCAACTCAATGACCTGATCACCTTGCAGAATGAACAGGGTCACGTGCAACCTGTCCAATTGCAGCCTTTTGAGGTGCTGACGGGAGGAAGGCGGGGTTTGCTGGGAGGACTTTTATTGCAAGGTGACTTTCACAGGGCCAGACTGTGGCTCCAGCACCTGAAAGGACTTGTGGATGGCCATCTGTTCCTGCAGCTCTGGCATGACCTGTGCCACGGGGATGACCGGATGGCACAGCGCATGGTCCAGCTTGCCCGAGAGGAAGGGTTACCGTGCGTGGCTGCCCCTGAGATCCGCTATGCAAGTGAGGACCAGTGGCCCCTCTATGATGCGCTGGTGTGCGCGAGGCTGGGTACCCAAATTGACCAGCCGCACGAACTCCGGCCCGTGAATGGCGCGCAGTGCATCCAGCCCTGGGAGCACTTTCTGCAGCGCCTCCCGTACCCTGAGGCCATCTGGACCGCCAATCGTCTGGCCCAGATGTGCAGTTTTGACCTCCTGCCGGACCGATTGACGCCAGCAGATGCATCTTTGCCGCCAAATTTCAGCCCTCACCTGTACTTGATGATGCGGGCCTACCAGGGCCTGGAAGAACGTTATCCCCCTCAACTTTTGACTCAGGCAGACCAGCGCCTGACTTACGAGCTGGGCATTGTGCGCCAGCACGGCCTGGAGAATTTTTTCCTGCTGGCCACTGAAGTTTCAGACTATTGTCGAGAAAATGGCATCCTGGCTGCAGGTCGGGGCAGTGCAGCTGGGAGTGTGTTGTGTTTTGTTCTGGGCATCACCCAGGTGGATCCCATCAAACATGGCTTGCTGTTCGAGCGTTTTCTGCATGGGGAGAAAAAGGCCATGCCTGACGTAGACATCGACATTTCCAGCAGCAGACGCAGAGAGGTCCTGGCCTGGGTGGAAAAACGGTTTGGCGAGGTGGGCAAAGAGGCCATGGTTTGCAACAGGATCACTTACCGCTTGCCCAGTGCAGTGCAGGATCTGGCCCGTGCCCTGGGGTTGCCGCAGCAGCAGGCCGCTGACCTGACCAAACGGCTGGGTCGGGATTTTCGGCATTTGCGTCCCGGTGACGCCCAGAAAGCAGCCATGATTTTTGATGAGGTTCTGGGAAATGCTCCTGCCAAGACCGTGTTGCTGGACATCCTGTCTCGGATGGAAAGGGGTTTTGTGCGGCATCTCGCTCCACATTCGGGTGGGGTGGTGCTGTCCCGTGAACCCCTGTCTCACTACAGTCCTCTGCGCACATCGTCTGGAGGCATCAGAACCCTGGAATTTGACAAGAACGACATCGAAACCCTGGGACTCATCAAACTGGATCTGCTGGGTCTGAGGATGTTCTCGGCGATTGAGAATGCCCTTGCAGAGATTGAGCGGGTGGAAGGCAAACGTCTGGATCCCGCAAGGCTTCCTGACCACCCTAAAGTGTGGTGGCGCATTTCGCGGGGAGACAACATCGGGGCATTTCAGATTGAAAGCCCGGGGCAGATGCAGTTGTCGGCCAGAAACCAGCCCCGAAACTTGACGGAACTGGCCCATCAGGTGGCCCTCTTTCGTCCCGGACCGATCCAGTCGAACACTGTGCACCCTTATTTGAGACGCAAGGCAGGCAAAGAAAAAGTGCCTCATTTGCACCCAAGCATCACGCCCATCCTACAGGGGACGTATGGCACAGTGCTGTACCAGGAGCAGGTGCTGAGGATTTGCGTGCATTTTGCAGGCCTGGGCTGGCTGCAGGCGGACCGGTACCGCAAAAAACTCTCAGCATGGGAGGATGAAACAGAGCTGGCCAGCCTCAAAGTACAGTTCGTGGAGCAAGCGGTGACCACGCATGCCGGGTCAGACCATCCAGTGAGCCCAGATCTGGCCGAGCAGGTGTTTTCGATGATTGCAGCCTTCAGAGGCTATGGGTTTGCGGAGTCTCATGCAGTGGCGTTTGCGCAGCATGCTTACGTGTCCGCTTACCTGAAAGAGTTTTTTTCCGCAGCTTATTTTGTGGGAATCTTGAACCACGAGCCGGGGATGTATTCGCGCCAGACCATCACCCAGGAGTGCTTGAAAAGGGGGGTGGAGGTGCTTTCATTGGACATCAATCAGAGCCAGGTGCTCTTCCAGGTGGAAGTGAAAAAAGGCCTGTGGGGTAAACCGGTGCAGGGCATCCGGTTTGGGCTCTCTGGAGTGAAGGGGCTGCAAGAGGACAGCCCGGCCCGCATTGTGCTGGAACGGACCCGGGGTCTGTTTGCTTCCCTGCAGGACTTTTACACCCGCGTGTCCTTGCAGTCTTCGGAGTACGAGGCCCTGGTCCTCGGAGGGGCGTTTGATCTGCTGCTTTCCAGGCGGGACGCCCTGTACCAGCTGAAAACCCTGCAAGGGGCCACCCGAGGTGGGGGAGGGGCGCTTTTTTTGCCGGAGGTGGCTACGCCTGCATTGGTTCCTTTGACAGAGCGTGAATCCCACCTGCTGGACATGCAGTTCAAACGGGCGTCGGAATCAGGGCGGCACATCATGGACCTGTACCGGACGGAACTGCAAAGCCTGGAGGTGTTGCCCCTGAGGGTCCTCAATGACGGGGACCGGGTGAGGACGGCTGGTTGGGTGATCAGCAAGCAGAGGCCGCCGAGTGCTCGCGGGGTGGCTTTTTTTGCGCTGGAAGATGGACCTGTGCGGGCACAGGTGATCATTTCGCCTGAACTGTGGGAGAAAGAGCGGGTGCTCCTCAGGGACGTGCAGTTACTGATTGTGGAGGGCCGGGTGCAAGCAAGTGGTGTAAATGTGGCTTTGGTGGCCGAATCCTTGTGGTGCCTGGTGCGCAGGCCTCAATTGGTGTCCCAGAAGTCGTGA
- a CDS encoding glycoside hydrolase family 19 protein, translating into MSRRITQACKQFGIDDRIQQAHFVAQLMAESSLIPKEENLSYTARRILQVWPSRFKSLAEALPYERNPEALANKVYGNRAELGNVHPGDGWVFRGRGYIQLTGRRNYTLYGRRLGVNLVDAPQLLLQAGVGSLAAAVFWSDHGCNDIAADRRLTVQDKCARITKKITGSERDWQRRLVLTRQVLNLL; encoded by the coding sequence GTGTCCCGGAGAATCACGCAGGCATGCAAGCAGTTTGGGATTGATGACAGGATCCAGCAGGCGCACTTTGTCGCGCAGTTGATGGCGGAGAGCAGCCTGATTCCCAAAGAGGAGAACCTGTCTTACACAGCGAGGCGCATCTTGCAGGTGTGGCCTTCTCGCTTCAAAAGCCTGGCTGAGGCTTTGCCTTACGAGAGGAACCCTGAGGCCCTGGCCAACAAGGTGTACGGCAATCGGGCTGAGCTTGGGAACGTCCATCCCGGTGATGGTTGGGTTTTCAGGGGGCGGGGGTACATTCAGTTGACGGGGAGACGCAATTACACCCTGTATGGCAGGAGGCTGGGTGTGAATCTGGTGGATGCCCCGCAATTGCTGTTGCAGGCGGGGGTGGGGTCTCTGGCCGCTGCGGTGTTTTGGAGCGATCATGGTTGCAACGACATTGCTGCTGACCGCAGGTTGACGGTGCAGGACAAGTGTGCAAGGATCACCAAGAAAATCACGGGGTCGGAAAGGGACTGGCAGAGGCGTTTGGTGCTCACCCGACAGGTGCTGAATTTGTTGTAG